The sequence gaatttGTACTATTAAGTCCGATTGcaaatttgaataaatttgtatatattatgtCGAAACATTCTTTTAAAAAGTagcataataatgataatgcCTCTTTGACATGtcttgaaaaattaattaaataattatatataatcaagATAATTTATAGAATACtaatataatttcataattGTAGAATAATAAAATTAGACTTATCATTGGATCGAATTAGTTCGTTTATATTCCTACTGTTGGGTATGTGAGTCTCGGGACCGATGGCAATGGGGATTGATTGTCGGTATGAAGAGGTAGCATGTATAAACTGTGACTCTTGACAAAGCTTGTAGACGAATTAAATATGAATGAACTACTCCGGATCCCGCACCAAAATAGAGAAAGCtcaaaagatttgatatgtaataCTCATATCAACAATGTGCATTTTTTTCGGAAGCCCATAACTTAGGAACTATAAATTAAACGTTTTTGACCTGAAACAATTATGAGATGTGTGaactttaagaaattttttcagGAAGCGTGTGACTGAAACAATTTTGGGATGAATGAGCGTGTGAGTTAGAACGTAAACACACTGCAAATCCTTGTGTCGATCTGTGAGGGCATTGTCAACTCGAAGCCGATCTCTCGACCATTAAGATGTTATCCGGTGATATAACCTGACGGAAATCGCTCAATCTTACCAACAAAACTCCAtcgaaattttaattaataacaaccatttatatgatatatttatatgttgtaTAAAACTTATGTTTTACTGAATTTTTGTGTGGCCGTGTCAGACATAAAACATGCATCAAAAGTGAAATAAAACGAAACGAAATgcaaatctaacttctaaacgATAATGAATCCCGATTTGAATGTAAGTTATATTGTCCTCGATTtagtgaaaataaaacaaacaaatttaCTAGAAAAACTTGGAAAAACAAAAGGAATTCTTAGAATGGTATGAACAAATTGTTATCCCATTAAGAATGAAAATCAACATTTTTACAAACTTGAAAGGTAGAAATAAACACTGTAATCTAGAAATCTAGATTAGAAACTGAGatcgttaaaaaaaattataaaaaatttatgaaatcgaTAATATAATTTTCAGGAGTGTTTGCTTAAATTTATGATTGATCGAGTTCTCCTCCTCTGTTTCTTCGTCcctttttgtttaattaataacTCATCTCCCTATGATTTCCTACGTTGTTCATTGTTGTAACTTGTACGTGAATTAGTGGCTGGTTGTGAGCCCACGACTTAGTCAACCCTTCACAAAGTAGCCGCTTTTGCCCTAATGGGCCACCCACCCATTGTTGGTttttttatttccaaaaaaacttgtatgagacgatatcacgagtcgtattttgtgatacgggtATCTTATTTAgattatccatgaaaaataattactttttatgctaagagtattattttttattgtgaatatcgataaggttgacccgtttcatagataaagattcgtgagatcgtctcacaagagacctaacCTTGATTGTTCCTATTTCTTTGGGCtcaacaattttaattttagggCAAAACCTTCATTTCACTGTGAAATACGCGAATATATAAGTAGAGTGATGCGTTTAGGGTCTTACACAATGAGTCGGGATGTTAAGTTCATGAgtctaaaaaatgaaaatgtcttattattgatattatttcaTATCATCTTAGAGATCaatcttattatttatttgcgCTAACGCTATCTCCATCCGAGATCATTTTCCTTATTCTATAAATCATCCACTCAACCAAATCATTGAAATATAGTGTCAGCAATTTGATGTACTTTCCAATAAGTTTCTCATCTCAATATCACGCAAGCTTAACTCTACACATTATTGTGCTTGTTTGTAGAGTattttatgtaatatttttttggaaattgaaTCAATCAGTTCATAATTTATTGGGTACTGATATAAAATTTAAAGCttttaggaaatttttttttataataagttATTTAAAACCAGTAATAATGAATTTTAAGTATTGTTATCATTGACTTCAATCATTTTAGGTCAATTTACAAAAAGTTCCtttgtaattaaataaaaaatcacgATATAAATCTactttaaaattgataaataaactCCTAAGGTTCTTAttctcaaatttattttcaatccttatctatatatttgaatttatattaattaatgtaGTATTAAGGATTGTTAATTTAAAATGTGgtgaatattataaaattatctgtaataaatataaattataataagaGTAGAAtatatgcaaaattttaaaacaaaatactcgaagattttgaaaaaatgaaaaaacacaCAATATCTTTAGATAAAAAAACCCCTATAAATCATTATATAttctagatattttttttaaaaaaatccggTTTTTAGATTTTTACTGAGTTGtaaaatacaataatatttttttaaaaaaaatctggtgtttagatttttattgagttgtaaattacaatgataatatattattattattattttttattacaacacacGCGAGGGGAGAGATCGAACCCGGGGAGCCAGCTAATCTGACGGGAAGTGAGATCACTGGACTACAAGCCCGGtctctattattattattattatattatagatAAAAAGAAGGAAATCTGATTTACCTCGAAGAttttgaaaaaatgaaaaaacacaCAATAtctttagataaaaaaaaactcctataaatcattatatattctagatttttttaaaaaaaaaaatctgatttttagatttttacTGAGTTGtaaaatacaataatattttttttaaaaaaatctcgtATTTAGATTTTTACTGAGTTGTAAAATACaatgataatatattattattattattattattatttttgattaTAACACAAGCTAGGGGAGGGATCGAACCTGAGAAACCAGCTAATCTGACGGGAGTAAGATCAATGGGCTACAAGCCCCgtcactattattattattattattatattatagatAAAAAGAAGGAAATCTGATTTACCTCTTATCTTTACAGTAGATGTCTGTCAAATACGTATCTTGGCAGGCTTGTAACATAAGAAACAAATTCATCACTTCGCTGTATATATTCGCAGAGACGAGAGGACGACTTTGATTGTGGgaaatttttttgggttttatctAATCGATTCGATTGATCGTTTGTTTCTTTGTATTTGGCGATTGCGTTCTGGGTGTTGTGATAGTTGTCTGACATTTTCCGATAAAGAATAAACCTAGTTCTTTTTTAATGGCGACTGCTTCTAATTCTGAGCGGGAGCGATTTATAGCTTCTGATATTTTCGTTTATGAAGTAAGTGAGGATGATGGTGTAACCAAGAAGCGGGTTTGGAACAAGCCCGCTAATGGTGTGGCTCCGGAGATTGGTGCTGTGATGGGGGCAGATTCTTGGCCCGCTCTCTCCAAATCAGCTCGTGCGGATTCTTCAACCGATTCTCTTAAAGAACTCTCTCACGGATCACTCACTCCGTCTAAGGTTTATTATTTCTTTCATTGTTGTTTCCCTTGTTACTGTATGTTTAAGCCATTTTTAATCTATTTGTTCTGATGTTCTTAGCTGCTTGGGTATTATATGCTTCTAGTGTTATTATGAACTCAATTATTACAGAAGTTAGAATGCTTAAGAAGTTTTCTTTTTGTCAATAATAGAAGATGTCTGTTGGCTCTTCGTCTTCACTAGAAGACTCTTCGAACCATGAATCTCCTAGCCACCAGACCTCTATTGAGCGAGGTGGTGGCAGCTTAAGACACAGCAGCAACATAACAGCTAATGACAGCTTTTCTCAAGCACATAATTCACACAGTTCTGTAGTCGAAGCATCTCTGGTTAATCCGGTGAAATCCAGCAGCTCTGCGGGGGTATCTCCTAGGGGCAACACACATAGGGATGTTGCACAGAGAGGTGGATCTTACATTGGGAACGAGCCACACCAGCCGCGTGGTCCTTTTAGAAGGAATAACAGTGGACCACAACTTCAAGGGAATGGTTCTTTTAATCATAACCATGGTAGCAAACGAGACCAGGAACGTGGGAAGCAGGATTGGAGCAATAACCATC comes from Primulina huaijiensis isolate GDHJ02 chromosome 5, ASM1229523v2, whole genome shotgun sequence and encodes:
- the LOC140976329 gene encoding la-related protein 1C-like isoform X1, which codes for MATASNSERERFIASDIFVYEVSEDDGVTKKRVWNKPANGVAPEIGAVMGADSWPALSKSARADSSTDSLKELSHGSLTPSKKMSVGSSSSLEDSSNHESPSHQTSIERGGGSLRHSSNITANDSFSQAHNSHSSVVEASLVNPVKSSSSAGVSPRGNTHRDVAQRGGSYIGNEPHQPRGPFRRNNSGPQLQGNGSFNHNHGSKRDQERGKQDWSNNHRSFVSRAPPQRVASRPFIRGPISNAPIISPPPPPVAVRPYGPPVFYNDMPSFMYYAPGPHPGSLGHMPMVPFAPMFYHIPDPHLPSKIVSQIDYYFSDENLVVDTFLRQKMDVDGWVPINLIANFKKIRELADNVQLILDALRASNVVEIQGEKVRKKGNWKKWVMPPILYPTGSSSHSLNNSSLDVLEKTAT
- the LOC140976329 gene encoding la-related protein 1C-like isoform X2, giving the protein MATASNSERERFIASDIFVYEVSEDDGVTKKRVWNKPANGVAPEIGAVMGADSWPALSKSARADSSTDSLKELSHGSLTPSKMSVGSSSSLEDSSNHESPSHQTSIERGGGSLRHSSNITANDSFSQAHNSHSSVVEASLVNPVKSSSSAGVSPRGNTHRDVAQRGGSYIGNEPHQPRGPFRRNNSGPQLQGNGSFNHNHGSKRDQERGKQDWSNNHRSFVSRAPPQRVASRPFIRGPISNAPIISPPPPPVAVRPYGPPVFYNDMPSFMYYAPGPHPGSLGHMPMVPFAPMFYHIPDPHLPSKIVSQIDYYFSDENLVVDTFLRQKMDVDGWVPINLIANFKKIRELADNVQLILDALRASNVVEIQGEKVRKKGNWKKWVMPPILYPTGSSSHSLNNSSLDVLEKTAT